Part of the Deltaproteobacteria bacterium genome is shown below.
GTCCTGATTCCGGCCTTTGCCGTGGGCCGCACGCAAGAAATGCTCTACATCATGAAAAAATTACAGCATCGTGGTCTGATTGATCCGAAAATTCCCGTGTATCTCAACACGCCGTTGGGGATCGACGCGACGGAGATTTACTCGCGCTACCTCGAGGAACATCGGACCTTTTCCGGCATCACCAACGGCCATGGCAATGGGCATGGCGCCAATCCGTTCCACTGCGAGAATTTGCACTTGGTGCACGACCAAGAAGGCTCGAAGTTACTCAATACCATCCCCGGCGCTGCGATCATCATCGCGGGGAGCGGCATGATGACCGGCGGACGGATTCTGCACCATTTGCGCGCGTATGGCAGCGATCCGCGTTCGTGCCTCATTTTGGTCGGCTATCAGGCCGAAGGGACGCGCGGGCGTGCCATTGTCGATGGGACGCGCTCTATTAAATTGCACGGGCAACAAATCGATCTCCGTTGTCGCACTGAGATCATCGAATCGCTCTCCGCGCATGGCGATCAAATCGACATCATGCGGTGGCTCTCCGGATTCCGTCGGCCGCCGAAGAAGACATTCATGGTGCATGGCGAACCGGAGGCCGCCGAGGCACTGGCCACGGCCATCCGCGAACAACTTCATTGGTCGGTTGAAATCCCTACGTATCTCCAATCCGTCACGCTCGAGTGATGCAACCGGCTGCGCCGTCTGGGGGCTGGATGCCCCAGACAGTCGCGCAGTGGCCCACGAAAACCGCAGCGAATCGCGCCATTACCGCTACCACTCTCTGGCACACGCGTTGCTCATTACGTCCAACAGATGCTGAACGTCGCGCCCAACTACTATCAGCTCCTCCAAGTCGATCCGTCGGCCGCGCCGGAGGTGATTCAATCCGCGTATCGAACCCTGATGACAAAATTGCGGATGCATCCCGACCTGGGCGGGCACACGGAGACCGCCTGTCGCTTGAATGAGGCCTATGCCGTCCTCCGCGATCCGGCACAGCGGCACGTCTATGATCAGCAATTGATCGAGGCCAGTACGCGAACGTCGACAATCTCTCATCTCACAGATACTCACAACACCCGAAACGACAGCACAGCGCCACCCAGCGCGCGTCGCCATATTCGTCGCCCGGGATATCATCGCGCGATCATCGCGCAGACGCCGCACCGCGCGCCGCTCACCGGGCAGTTGCTCGATCTCTCGGCCCAAGGCGCCAAATTACGACTGGCCGCGGCCGACGTGCCGACCGGGCCGATCGCCGTACAATGCTCTGAATTCGCGGCCTGTGGCCGTGTCGCATGGTCGCGCTGCGGTACCGGTGCCGCCGCCAACGAGCTGGAAGTCGGATTGCAATTCGACAATCTCACGCTGCATGGGACATATTTCTTACTCTCCACCCACGCGTAATGCAGGCCGGCTGCTTTCCGTACGGCTCACGGTAATCCGTGCCGGCCGCGTCGTGGTTTGACCGACGCGCGCGCGCAGTTCGTAGCGTCCGGGCTCGAGGCGCAAGAACGTCTCGGCGTGGGCGGCCGCACTCCGGTCGATCACCGCGCCATCGACCAGCCATTCCACGGGCAGCGATGCTTGCCGTGCATGTTCGGCGAGGACGCGCGGCAGCCGCGCACGGCAGCGTAGTTGCTGACGATCCTGCGGCTGATGCGGATCGAGCAGAAAGTGATCGCCGTCGACGGGCGCCAACAGGCGGAAAGATTCGTGCGGCTCCGGCACTTGCGGCGATACGGCCGCGCCGCGCGTGGCCCAATCCGCTTTGACGATCGCGCAATCGCGTTCCCGGCAAAATGCGGCGCGCGCCAGCTCGGCCGGCCGTGGAAATTCCAGCGGCGGGAGCCCGCGATGCAATCCGCGCATCACCGCGTGCCACACCGGGATCGCCGAACCGGCGCCGGTCATCCCGGGCATCGGGGAATTGTCCGTGTGGCCGAGCCACACCCCGACCGCGTAGCGCGGCGAATAGCCGATCGCCCAGACATCGCGCGATCCGTGCGAGGTCCCAGTTTTCACGGCCATCGGTTGGCCGTCGAGATTCATCAGCGCCGCGTCGCCGAAACTCCGCAGGCGTGCCTCGGGATCGCTCAGAATGCTGGTCACCAGAAACGCGGCGCGCCGCAAATCGGATGCCTCGGTGATAGAGAAGGGCGATTCCGTTGGAACCGCGTCGGAACCTTGCTGCATCTGCACCCCACGAAACTCGCCGCCGCGCGCCAAGGCGGCGTATGCGTTCGTCAGTTCCAGCAAACTGACGGCGCCAGAACCGAGCGTGAGCGCGAGTCCATAGTGCGCCGGCGCTTCGCGCAGCGAGGTCATGCCGAACGAACGGAGTAGCGCCAAGTAATACGGCGCGCCGAGCGCCTCGACCGTCAGCACGGCGGGGATGTTCAACGAATTAGCCAGCGCCTCGCGGATCGTCAGCAGGCCATGGAAGCGCCGATCGAAATTGTTGGGCGTGTAGCTGCGTTCCGCGCCGAGATAGAAGTGATATGGCGCATCGATTACGAGATCCGCCGGGCGCCGTTGATGGAGAAACGCGAGCAAATACGTGAACGGCTTGAGCGTCGAACCCGGTTGGCGCAATGCGGTTGCGTGATTCACTTGGCCGCCGCGCGTGGTATCGGCCGCGTCGACGGAGCCGACCAGTGCGCGGAGCTCGCTCGCAGCCACATCGATTACCACGACGGCCCCTTGCAGCGCCGCGTCGGCGTCACGCAGCCGCTTGACTTCGCGCTGCAGCGTCGTCGCGGCGAGACGTTGGACTTGAACATCCAGCGTGGTCTGGAACACGCGATCGCCGGCTGCCGATGGCGCCGCTGCCGCGTCGCTCGTCAGCAATGCCGTCACCAGGTGCGGCGCGGCGTTCGGCGGCAGCGCGGGACGCGTCAATACCGCGAACCGATTCGGGCGCCGAATGCGCGCGGCCAATTGTTGCGCCTCCACAGCGGTCACATCGCGCGCCGCTTTGCCGAAGTACGCTTGCGCCGCTGCTTCGACGCCGTAGCGGCGATGCCCGAGATAGACATTATTGAGATACCGCTCCAGGATCTCCGCTTTACTCCAATGCAGTTCACAATCGATCGCGACGACGGCCTCCGCGAGTTTCCATACAAAAGTGCGCGGGATGCGTCGCCCGCGCCAATTTTCCAGCAGGATTTTGGCCAATTGTTGCGTGATCGTGGAACCGCCTTGTCCTACGGCGCCCGCGCGGACATTCGCGACCACGGCGCGTCCGAGGGCCAGCGGATCGATGCCCGGATGGTGATAAAAGCGCCGATCCTCTTGCGCAACAACTGTGTTGATCAGCGTCGGCGCGATGGCCGCTAACGGCACATATTGCCGCGATCCGTACCGCTCGCTCGGGACCTGCGCGAGGGGAACACCAGCGCGATCGACGACCAGCACATTCGCGCGCGGATCCGGTGCCGTGCGCACGTGCTCGGCGAACACGCCGGCCGCCAACAGGCACGCCAGCAAGCCCCCCGCTATGACCCACCGTTTCCGCATCGTGCCGAGGCGTATATAACAAGCGGCGCAACGGATCTACTGCGCACTTACTTCACCGGACTGAGGCCTTGTTTGACGTAGAGCGCTTCGAACGGATTGCCGTCGTTGTTGGTGTCGCCGTCGACGTCGAGGAAGATCGGATTGGTGAATCCCCAGGCGGGGATCGCATACAGCGGATCGGTGTAAAACGCTTGCAGGGTCGGCACGGTCGCGGTCGGCGGCTGCGCGCCGGCCTCGGCATGATTGTGCAACGCGACGGGAAAGATCGGGCGGAAGCCCGGCGTTTGCGGGGTGCCGCGGGCAAAGGCGACAATCCAGGTATCGGTCTTGATGTCCAACGTCGCCTCGACGGTCGCGCGGATCACGCCGTCGCGCTCCTCCCACTGTTTCAGCGTCCCGTCCTGCAGCCGAAATGTCAGCAATGGTTGATAGGCATAGTGGGGGCGATGATACGGCTGGTAAAACGTCTGCGCATGCTCCGCCGTCCCGCGCATGATCCCGAAATTGTCGTCGTCGACCGGTTCCGTTTCCGTGTTGGCA
Proteins encoded:
- a CDS encoding DnaJ domain-containing protein; the encoded protein is MLNVAPNYYQLLQVDPSAAPEVIQSAYRTLMTKLRMHPDLGGHTETACRLNEAYAVLRDPAQRHVYDQQLIEASTRTSTISHLTDTHNTRNDSTAPPSARRHIRRPGYHRAIIAQTPHRAPLTGQLLDLSAQGAKLRLAAADVPTGPIAVQCSEFAACGRVAWSRCGTGAAANELEVGLQFDNLTLHGTYFLLSTHA
- a CDS encoding transglycosylase domain-containing protein — protein: MRKRWVIAGGLLACLLAAGVFAEHVRTAPDPRANVLVVDRAGVPLAQVPSERYGSRQYVPLAAIAPTLINTVVAQEDRRFYHHPGIDPLALGRAVVANVRAGAVGQGGSTITQQLAKILLENWRGRRIPRTFVWKLAEAVVAIDCELHWSKAEILERYLNNVYLGHRRYGVEAAAQAYFGKAARDVTAVEAQQLAARIRRPNRFAVLTRPALPPNAAPHLVTALLTSDAAAAPSAAGDRVFQTTLDVQVQRLAATTLQREVKRLRDADAALQGAVVVIDVAASELRALVGSVDAADTTRGGQVNHATALRQPGSTLKPFTYLLAFLHQRRPADLVIDAPYHFYLGAERSYTPNNFDRRFHGLLTIREALANSLNIPAVLTVEALGAPYYLALLRSFGMTSLREAPAHYGLALTLGSGAVSLLELTNAYAALARGGEFRGVQMQQGSDAVPTESPFSITEASDLRRAAFLVTSILSDPEARLRSFGDAALMNLDGQPMAVKTGTSHGSRDVWAIGYSPRYAVGVWLGHTDNSPMPGMTGAGSAIPVWHAVMRGLHRGLPPLEFPRPAELARAAFCRERDCAIVKADWATRGAAVSPQVPEPHESFRLLAPVDGDHFLLDPHQPQDRQQLRCRARLPRVLAEHARQASLPVEWLVDGAVIDRSAAAHAETFLRLEPGRYELRARVGQTTTRPARITVSRTESSRPALRVGGE